The Cryptococcus deuterogattii R265 chromosome 3, complete sequence genome has a segment encoding these proteins:
- a CDS encoding Sua5/YciO/YrdC/YwlC family protein, with translation MSSNTTPIYQCQDWPAIEITHSSSSGRPLDSPHFSIPPSILPHLEEASKHLHSHKTVAVPTETVYGLAASSLDPEACKMIYKIKNRPSDNPLIIHVSSLNMLRRLLPPAYTFSPLYLALINAFWPGPLSLLFPSPSPPPPPAPQTNAIRMPSHPLTLALIAHSNLPLSAPSANSSGRPSPTKAQHVLNDLSGADGLGCIIDGGDCEVGVESTVVNGLGWKEGGGGKVDILRPGGLGVEQIKKIVDEVDGGEGKTEIFLLGKPWKRASFKHSSSTDSVKQNDVNLSTATKVNLPPSTPGMKYRHYSPRVPVFLLKPSNVFPRPPALTSQSPSSTSAVLRQIVSNISSDSKSRKRIGILHFEGSPLSKQLLVYTDEAELIPVSLGDSAASAAHRLFAGMLSLESVPSTEGQSSGVDAIIIEGCSDDGLGLAVMERVGKAVGGGGVLGDVATDDGKVVSGGNKFWVDVSSISSDSAFKLYDQLK, from the coding sequence ATGTCGAGCAACACTACTCCAATTTACCAATGCCAAGATTGGCCTGCAATTGAGATTACgcattcttcctcatccggTCGCCCCCTTGACTCTCCTCACTTCTCTATACCACCTTCCATTCTGCCTCATCTAGAAGAGGCTTCAAAGCACCTTCACTCACATAAGACAGTCGCTGTTCCGACTGAGACAGTGTATGGCCTTGCAGCTTCGTCCCTTGATCCGGAAGCTTGCAAAATGATCtacaaaatcaaaaatcGGCCATCGGACAATccgctcatcatccacgTCTCATCACTAAACATGCTGCGGCGCCTCCTACCACCTGCCTATActttctcccctctctATCTTGCCCTTATCAACGCCTTTTGGCCTGGTCCTTTGTCTTTACTATTCccatcaccatctcctccgccCCCACCTGCCCCTCAGACGAATGCTATCCGCATgccttcccatcctctcacCCTTGCTCTTATAGCCCACTCCAACCTTCCGTTATCCGCCCCCTCGGCCAATTCTTCGGGTAGACCAAGCCCCACAAAAGCGCAGCATGTCTTGAATGACCTCAGCGGAGCGGATGGTTTGGGATGCATCATAGACGGAGGTGACTGTGAAGTGGGTGTGGAATCTACCGTCGTAAATGGactgggatggaaggagggcggaggaggtAAGGTAGACATCCTTCGCCCTGGCGGGCTAGGAGTAGAGCaaatcaagaagattgtagatgaggttgatggtggagagggcAAGACAGAAATATTTTTGCTCGGAAAGCCTTGGAAGCGGGCATCATTCAAGCATTCGTCATCTACAGATTCCGTCAAGCAAAACGACGTCAACCTTTCAACAGCTACGAAGGTcaatcttccaccttcaaCACCCGGTATGAAATACCGACATTACTCCCCCCGGGTACCCGTATTTCTTCTTAAACCCAGCAACGTATTCCCTCGTCCACCGGCTCTCACATCACAATCTCCGTCATCTACGTCTGCTGTACTTCGGCAAATAGTGTCAAACATATCATCGGACTCGAAGtccaggaagaggataggAATTCTCCACTTTGAGGGCTCCCCACTGAGCAAGCAGTTGCTCGTATATACAGATGAAGCGGAATTAATCCCTGTGTCTTTAGGTGATTCTGCGGCTTCGGCAGCTCATCGATTGTTCGCGGGGATGCTCTCTCTGGAGAGTGTCCCCTCGACAGAAGGCCAGTCATCTGGAGTTGATGCTATCATCATTGAAGGCTGCTCAGATGACGGTTTGGGGTTGGCGGTAATGGAAAGGGTGGGCAAGGCAGTAGGCGGCGGCGGGGTTTTAGGAGATGTAGCAACCGACGACGGGAAGGTTGTCAGTGGTGGAAACAAGTTCTGGGTGGATGTTAGTTCTATTTCATCTGATTCGGCGTTCAAACTCTATGATCAGTTGAAGTAG
- a CDS encoding ribosomal RNA-processing protein 17: MPTTKAKSNVALLTEGAAYIQRAKKARKEQVEEIKFDDEARREWLTGFSKRKKAKAEEKKARAKERERQEHLEERRNARKELKQRAAENVQSVRRAMGLEDDEDDDEEEEGDGNEGGGQSASKNQEAEFSDDEQIATITITEDFDPSALVYPIRTSTSPSPSANDKSEPQSRKPAVKLLPPSSKRAQKADEKKKEKKKISRSMETKAERRKGKEMELRKRSKKAALALERKGKTPRGPNKGKGKGRR, encoded by the exons ATGCCCACAACGAAAGCCAAATCCAACGTCGCTCTCCTTACAGAGGGTGCTGCTTATATCCAACGAGCAAAGAAAGCTAGAAAGGAACAAGTGGAAGAAATCAagtttgatgatgaagccCGAAG GGAATGGTTGACCGGTTTTAgtaagaggaagaaggccaaggctgaagagaagaaagccAGAGCtaaggaaagggagaggcaAGAACATTTAGAGGAGAGGCGTAAC gcaaggaaggaattGAAGCAGAGGGCTGCTGAGAATGTGCAGTCAGTCAGACGGGCCATgggtttggaggatgacgaggatgatgatg aggaggaggagggagacgGCAACGAAGGCGGTGGACAATCCGCTTCCAAGAATCAGGAGGCCGAATTTTCGGACGACGAGCAAATAGCAACAATCACTATCACCGAAGACTTCGATCCCTCTGCATTAGTCTATCCCATCCGAACATCGACTTCACCTTCGCCTTCTGCCAATGACAAATCGGAGCCCCAATCCAGAAAGCCCGCTGTCAAATTGTTGCCTCCATCAAGTAAACGAGCTCAGAAGgctgatgaaaagaagaaggagaagaagaaaattaGTAGGAGCATGGAGACTAAggcggagagaaggaagggcaaggaaatggaatTGCGAAAAAGGTCCAAAAAGGCCGCGTTAGCactggaaagaaaggggaagacCCCCAGGGGCCCAAATAAGggcaaggggaagggaaggcgTTAA
- a CDS encoding L-methionine transporter, translated as MASPYIPLPAAPRSSSKDRSSLELTLSTDGDNRVGRPRPERLATIDSLAGFEFEHALLPLTLSGDVAVDSHREEKHVELWHGIALVVGAQVGSGIFSSPGVVVQEVGSVGASLVVWVISGLLAWTGASSYAELGCAIPLSGGSQAYLAYAFGPITSYLFTWTAVSALKPGSAAMIALIFGEYVNRLISQALADSEAPSWSIKMTAVVAVFLCSVLNAISPTMGTNSTVVLTVIKIGALVFVAVLGAIVLVRNGPGEGLMPSGLFNGTLADAGNYAIAIYSGLWAFDGWDACCYVAGEMRDTNRDLPRALHSSMAIVLVLFLGANLSYFIVLSPSVVASSNTVALDFGKATIGRFGAAVFGTLVAISCFGALNGGLYTTARLIYAASKEHFLPSIFSRLHAQRRTPDNAILLQGGLTIFFIVFGGGFRALLNFFSVASWTFYLLTVLGLLILRVKEPHLDRPYRAWLVTPIIFCAVAMFLLLMPIFAAPWEAFAAFIFIASGVPMYYLTARSRTRNAGFDSSSSSGWGVQATLSDAWAKFREDTDGFLPRKWQQPYKPQPQYDSDERRRMFGEHVEMSERR; from the exons ATGGCTTCCCCCTATATTCCTCTTCCGGCAGCTCCCCGGTCCTCTTCCAAGGATCGGAGCTCGCTCGAGCTCACTTTGTCTACCGACGGTGATAACAGAGTCGGTCGACCAAGGCCTGAGAGACTGGCAACTATAGATAGCTTGGCAGGCTTCGAGTTTGAACATGCTCTGTTGCCTTTGACATTGAGCGGAGATGTAGCTGTCGATTCTCAtagggaagagaagcatGTCGAATTATGGCACG GCATTGCACTGGTGGTAGGAGCACAAGTTGGATCAGGGattttctcctctccagGTGTAGTTGTGCAAGAGGTAGGAAGTGTAGGCGCGAGCTTGGTGGTCTGGGTTATCAGTGGTCTTTTAGCTTGGACAGGAGCAAG TTCGTACGCTGAGCTAGGATGTGCTATTCCTCTCTCTGGAGGCAGCCAAGCATACTTGGCATACGCT TTTGGGCCGATCACTTCATATCTGTTCACTTGGACTGCAGTGTCAGCATTGAAGCCAGGAAGCGCGGCTATGATCGCTCTCATCTTTGG TGAATACGTCAATCGCTTAATATCACAGGCTTTGGCCGACTCCGAAGCCCCGTCATGGTCAATCAAAATGACGGCAGTCGTCGCTGTATTTCTGTGTTCAGTTCTCAACGCTATATCTCCTACCATGGGCACAAATTCAACGGTGGTCCTTACTGTCATTAAAATTGGTGCTCTGGTGTTTGTAGCGGTCTTGGGTGCAATTGTGCTGGTAAGGAATGGACCTGGGGAGGGGTTAATGCCCAGTGGATTGTTCAATGGTACATTGGCGGATGCAGGCAACTACGCTATTGCTATCTACTCTGGTCTTTGGGCGTTTGATGGCTGGGATGCTTGTTGT TATGTGGCAGGCGAAATGCGAGACACTAACAGAGATCTGCCACGTGCTCTGCACTCTTCAATGGCTATTGTATtggtcctcttccttggagCCAACCTCTCTTACTTTATTGTCCTCAGCCCATCTGTCGTGGCCTCTTCGAATACCGTTGCGTTGGACTTTGGAAAAGCTACTATAGGGAGATTTGGAGCCGCCGTGTTCGGTACTCTGGTAGCTATTAGTTGTTTTGGAGCCTTGAATGGCGGATTGTATACCA CGGCAAGGCTCATCTATGCAGCCTCTAAAGAacacttccttccctccatcttctcgcGCCTCCATGCCCAACGTCGAACGCCAGATAATGCTATTCTGCTTCAAGGTGGATTGactatcttcttcatcgtaTTTGGTGGGGGATTTAGAG CGCTGCTgaacttcttctctgtcgCATCTTGGACCTTTTATCTCCTCACTGTCCTCGGTCTCCTCATTTTGCGTGTCAAAGAGCCCCATCTCGACAGACCGTATCGGGCTTGGCTCGTCACACCTATCATCTTTTGCGCTGTGGCCATGTTCCTTTTATTGATGCCCATATTCGCTGCTCCATGGGAAGCATTTGCGGCTTTTA TATTCATTGCTTCGGGTGTGCCAATGTATTATCTGACTGCGAGATCCCGCACGCGGAATGCTGGGTTCGATAGCTCCAGCAGTTCCGGTTGGGGCGTGCAGGCTACGTTATCTG ATGCGTGGGCCAAATTCCGAGAAGATACCGATGGGTTCTTGCCACGAAAATGGCAGCAACCATATAAACCGCAACCTCAATATGATAGCGACGAacggagaagaatgtttgGAGAGCACGTTGAGATGTCTGAGAGACGGTAG
- a CDS encoding replication factor C subunit 3/5 produces the protein MSLWVDKYRPRTLDDLHYHDGLSSRLKSLAASGDFPHILFYGPSGAGKKTRIMCTLRELYGPGVEKLRIDQRVFVTPSNRKLDVNVVQSNYHIELTPSDVGMYDRVVIQDILKEIAQTQQVDLNAKQRFKVVIINEADALTRDAQAALRRTMEKYMTNMRLILCANSTSKIIAPIRSRCLLMRVAAPTDDEMTTVLNYVAKKERFTLPSPANNAILETSQGNLRKALLVFEAMRMQRPDLSGDIEVAKPDWETYCGKVADAILQEQTAQRLLEIRAKIYELLSHCIPPTVVMKTISERLVEKVDDTLKPQIVHWTAYYELRMRMGSKKIFHIEAFIVKVMTVYKQYTLMGFTEDFE, from the exons ATGTCTCTCTGGGTCGACAAG TACCGTCCACGAACGCTCGACGATCTCCATTATCACGATGGCCTCTCATCGCGTTTGAAATCCTTG GCTGCTTCTGGAGACTTTCctcacatcctcttctATGGACCGTCAGGTGCTGGCAAGAAG ACAAGGATCATGTGCACTCTTCGAGAACTTTATGGACCTGGTGTAGAGAAG CTCCGAATTGACCAAAGAGTCTTTGTCACCCCTTCCAATCGCAAGCTTGACGTCAACGTCGTTCAGTCAAACTATCACATCGAGCTCACACCATCCGATGTGGGAATGTACGATAGAGTGGTCATCCAAGATATCTTGAAAGAGATTGCACAGACCCAACAAGTTGATTTGAATGCCAAGCAGAGGTTCAAAG tggtcatcatcaacgaGGCGGATGCTCTTACTCGAGACGCTCAAGCAGCATTACGACGAACTATGGAAAAATACATGACCAATATGAGACTCATCCTCTGCGCCAACAGCACAAGCAAGATCATTGCTCCTATTAGAAGTCGATGTTTACTTATGCGAGTGGCCGCCCCTACAGATGACGAA ATGACAACAGTCCTCAATTACGTCGCCAAGAAAGAACGATtcacccttccctcccctgCCAACAATGCCATCCTCGAAACATCCCAAGGCAATCTTCGAAAGGCTCTACTGGTTTTTGAGGCCATGCGGATGCAACGTCCTGACTTGTCTGGTGATATAGAGGTTGCCAAGCCCGATTGGGAAACATATTGTGGCAAGGTCGCGGATGCGATCTTGCAGGAGCAAACCGCGCAAAGATTGTTAGAAATCCGGGCAAAAATTTACGAGTTGTTAAGCCACTGTATACCGCCAACGGTCGTTATGAAG ACCATCTCAGAAAGACTAGTTGAGAAGGTTGATGACACATTAAAACCACAAATTGTGCACTGGACCGCTTACTAC GAACTCCGAATGCGAATGGGATCAAAAAAGATATTCCACATCGAGGCATTTATTGTCAAGGTTATGACTGTTTACAAGCAATATACACT TATGGGATTCACCGAAGACTTTGAATAA
- a CDS encoding 4-nitrophenyl phosphatase: MAPPFLKSQEEYEKLVDSVDTFLLDCDGVLYHGKQVVEGVRTVLDMLRKKGKKIIFVTNNATKSRRKLKETFDHLGLNASLDECFGSAYASAVYISQVLNFPKDKKVYVFGEEGLEEELDQCGIAHCGGSDPVDREFKAPIDFTVFKPDDSIGAVLCGFDSWINYQKLAKAMTYLRNPECKLILTNTDPTFPTHGDVFPGSGSLSIPIVNASKRKPLVIGKPNKMMMDAILAHHKFDSSRALMVGDNLATDIAFGRNSKIRTLLVMGGVTKYEQVFGESPNEVVPDLVMNSFGDLAVLADASEQ; the protein is encoded by the exons ATGGCTCCCCCTTTCCTCAAATCCCAAGAAGAGTACGAGAAGCTCGTTGACTCCGTTGACACTTTCCTGTTGGATTGCGATGGAGTGCTTTACCATGGAAAGCAGGTAGTGGAGGGCGTTCGAACTGTCCTCGACATgttgaggaaaaagg GCAAGAAAATCATATTTGTTACGAACAATGCCACCAAGTCTAGAAGAAAATTGAAGGAAACCTTTGACCACCTTGGCTTGAACGCTTCTCTT GACGAGTGTTTCGGCTCGGCATATGCCTCAGCAGTGTACATCTCTCAAGTCTTAAATTTCCCCAAGGATAAGAAGGTCTACGtctttggcgaagaaggattggaagaggagctcGACCAGTGCGGTATCGCCCATTGCGGTGGTTCT GACCCTGTGGACCGAGAGTTCAAAGCTCCTATCGACTTTACTGTCTTCAAGCCGGATGATTCCATCGGTGCCGTCCTGTGCGGTTTCGACTCTTGGATAA ATTACCAAAAACTTGCCAAGGCCATGACTTACCTCCGCAATCCAGAGTGcaagctcatcctcacGAATACCGACCCCACATTCCCTACTCACGGTGATGTCTTCCCTG GCTCCGGTTCATTGTCTATCCCTATCGTCAACGCATCGAAGAGGAAACCCCTTGTAATTGGCAAGCCCaacaagatgatgatggacgCCATCCTTGCTCA TCATAAGTTTGACTCTTCCCGAGCTCTGATGGTCGGCGACAATCTCGCTACTGACATTGCTTTCGGCCGGAACAGCAAGATCCGAACGCTACTCGTCATGGGCGGCGTCACCAAGTACGAACAAGTCTTTGGAGAAAGCCCCAACGAGGTCGTGCCCGATTTGGTAATGAACAGCTTTGGCGATTTGGCGGTGCTGGCAGATGCGTCTGAGCAGTAG
- a CDS encoding Gly-Xaa carboxypeptidase: MSEQKQSSILPLPIQSPVPCRSSWKPRILLGILFLLATAINFGPSLSSVSERAKCHWGSSSCRFHDDLTTRFDMEQLKDWAKCPQQPKPIYPNMTWEMTEEERARSIEHYAQAVRIPTQSYDDNGEPHEDLRWKPFFKFQDWLKETYPLAHEKAIIEYINTLGILATFEGSDPTLKPLLLMSHYDVVPAPESTYDRWTYPPFSGHNEGSYIWGRGAADDKPLLVAQWEAITHLLENGFTPRRTIILSHGYDEEEVFARRGQGHIAPFLEKRYGKDGLLMVIDEGSGTADDYYGSAFALPAMGEKGYMDITISVGTAGGHSSVPPKHTGIGIMSQLLTSLEDNPFPTKLTPASPYLTALMCADKHSSSFPSSLSSLLSSEGPTSYPKLSKALAEISPLERALVGTTTAVDVVQGGVKVNALPELVTAMVNFRIDFAETLNSTKEHVKYLASQVAEQSGLELSAFDGRNVSELNGKFVKVEVMGLPLEPAPRTPTEGGVWELFAGTVKAAIPGPDGEERIVTPFASTGNTDCKMYYDLTKNVYRFTGSSITGAKNAHTVDEKGSIAGHLQIVKWIHAIVQNADAYTGEE, encoded by the exons ATGTCCGAACAGAAACAGAGCTCCATTCTCCCTCTACCTATCCAGTCGCCTGTACCCTGCCGTTCCTCCTGGAAACCTCGCATTTTGCTGGGTATTCTATTTCTCCTTGCAACCGCTATCAACTTTGGACCATCTTTGTCTTCGGTTTCTGAACGAGCAAAATGCCACTGGGGCTCGTCATCCTGCAGATTCCATGATGATTTGACCACTCGCTTTGATATGGAGCAACTCAAGGACTGGGCCAAATGTCCCCAGCAGCCTAAGCCTATTTATCCCAACATGACTTGGGAGATgaccgaggaggaaagggctAGATCAATTGAACATTATGCCCAAGCAGTG CGAATCCCCACTCAGAGTTACGATGATAACGGAGAGCCCCATGAGGATCTCAGGTGGAAACCGTTCTTCAAGTTCCAAGATTGGCTGAAGGAGACATACCCCCTTGC GCATGAAAAGGCCATTATCGAGTACATCAACA CCCTCGGTATCTTGGCTACTTTCGAGGGCTCTGATCCGACTCTCAAGCCCCTTTTGTT GATGTCTCATTACGATGTAGTCCCCGCACCCGAATCCACCTACGATAGATGGACTTATCCACCTTTCTCGGGTCACAACGAAGGAAGTTATATCTGGGGCAGAGGAGCTGCTGACGACAAACCTCTTCTCGTTGCGCAAT GGGAAGCAATTACTCATTTGTTGGAGAACGGATTTACTCCTCGTAGAACCATCATTCTCTCTCACGGGtacgatgaggaggaagtatTCGCTCGCCGAGGACAGGGACATATTGCTCCCTTCCTTGAGAAACGTTACGGTAAAGATGGCTTGTTGATGGTtattgatgaaggaagtgGTACTGCGGATGAT TACTATGGCTCGGCCTTTGCTTTGCCTGCCATGGGTGAGAAAGGCTATATGGACATCACA ATTTCTGTTGGTACTGCCGGTGGT CACTCCTCCGTCCCACCCAAGCACACTGGTATTGGAATCATGTCCCAATTATTGACTTCCTTGGAAGACAACCCTTTCCCTACCAAG CTCACTCCCGCATCTCCTTACCTTACAGCTCTCATGTGCGCCGACAAACacagctcttctttcccttcctccctctcctctctcctctcctccgaAGGTCCTACTTCTTATCCCAAACTGTCCAAAGCACTGGCCGAAATCTCCCCCCTTGAGCGTGCCTTGGTAGGGACCACTACCGCAGTTGACGTCGTGCAGGGTGGGGTCAAAGTCAACGCTTTGCCTGAACTTGTCACCGCGATGGTCAACTTCCGTATCGATTTCGCTGAGACCCTCAACTCGACCAAGGAACATGTCAAATATCTCGCCTCGCAAGTGGCCGAGCAAAGTGGCCTCGAATTATCAGCGTTTGATGGGAGAAATGTGAGCGAGTTAAACGGCAAATTTGTCAAGGTAGAGGTAATGGGGTTGCCCCTCGAACCTGCTCCAAGGACTCCAACTGAAGGTGGTGTCTGGGAGTTGTTTGCCGGAACCGTCAAAGCTGCAATCCCAGGTCCTGATGGCGAGGAGCGTATTGTTACTCCATTTGCTTCAAC AGGCAATACTGATTGCAAGATGTACTACGACCTAACTAAGAATGTTTACCGCTTCACGGGTTCCAGTATTACTGGAGCTAAAAATGCT CACACTGTCGATGAAAAAGGCTCTATTGCAGGACATCTTCAGATTGTCAAATGGATCCACGCCATTGTCCAGAACGCCGACGCCTACACTGGCGAGGAGTGA
- a CDS encoding minichromosome maintenance protein 6 → MSSPPSNFNFPSSSAPMGSPRHSSPPGNRPIVDPLAFENVHGLAGSLPGARNGNGDASEAEEEGAIQGGRGRIQGRRGVELDAIPRVKDTTGEKVMESFILFLENYTEIIAFPETPGSVVPPPTGDESKYYVEQIHLMKIDERTTLYVDFGHLLEREEILAQAIQSQYYRFLPYLRRAVQFLVRRYEPTWLYMSTSVNASETIPSSSLTTREFNVAFYNLPLTSGIRDLRMDKIGQLMSISGTVTRTSEVRPELVNGTFVCDNCKTAIHDVEQQFKYTEPIMCQNSICGNRNQWQLNIEQSKFSDWQKVRIQENANEIPTGSMPRSLDVILRSEIVERAKAGDKCTFTGTFIVVPDVSQLGLPGVNAEMMREAKGGRGDGGPASQGVTGLKALGVRDLQYKTAFLACMVQNADSRAGVTDVRGEVEDGQEDRESFLRSLTSQELDELRGMLNSDSIYQSLVQSIAPTVYGHEIVKKGILLQLMGGVHKQTQEGIHLRGDINVCIVGDPSTSKSQFLKYVCGFLPRAVYTSGKASSAAGLTAAVVRDEESGEFTIEAGALMLADNGICAIDEFDKMDIADQVAIHEAMEQQTISIAKAGIQATLNARTSILAAANPVGGRYNRKMSLRQNVAMSAPIMSRFDLFFVVLDECNENVDLHIAQHIVNVHRFRDDAIAPEFSTEALQRYIRYARTFSPKLTPAASAVLVEKYRSLRQDEGGPGKSSFRITVRQLESMIRLSEAIARANCQHEITPAIVREAYSLLRQSIIHVEQDDISFDDEDEGNAPNGLDGPGGPGHDEMDEDPQLSSADIAALDEAESSYQRTSSAQQQEQHAREASVATTQPSKRKMRITYNQYMEIMNLCVLYLSEVERDSGTGVDREELIQWYLEQKENDFESEEDMEYEKELIGKALTKLAKDSYLLEIRGDVREGLVPSSELESSAGDSNKIYYLVHPQVDLSDLSSSIPA, encoded by the exons ATGtcctcaccaccatccAACTTCAacttcccctcttcttcagctccGATGGGCTCCCCTCgtcactcttctccaccagGCAACAGACCCATTGTCGACCCTCTCGCATTCGAAAACGTGCACGGTCTTGCCGGTTCTCTGCCTGGCGCTCGTAATGGTAATGGTGACGCCTCCgaggctgaagaggaaggcgcCATTCAAGGCGGGCGGGGGAGAATAcaaggcagaagaggcgTTGAGCTTGATGCCATCCCGAGGGTGAAGGATACCACTGGCGAAAAAGTCATGGAAAGCTTCATCCTGTTCTTGGAAAA TTATACAGAAATCATTGCTTTCCCAGAAACCCCGGGGTCTGTCGTGCCTCCACCTACAGGGGATGAGTCAAAATACTATGTTGAACAAATTCATCTCATGAAGATAGATGAGAGAACCACTCTTTACGTCGACTTTGGCCACCTTCTCGAACGTGAAGAAATCCTTGCTCAAGCTATCCAGTCCCAGTACTACCG ATTCCTTCCCTACCTTCGACGAGCGGTTCAGTTTCTTGTGCGTCGCTATGAGCCGACTTGGCTTTATATGTCAACGTCTGTCAATGCTAGCGAAACCATCCCTAGTTCTTCCCTTACAACTCGAGAATTCAACGTCGCTTTTTACAACCTCCCTCTCACATCGGGTATCCGTGACTTGAGGATGGACAAGATCGGTCAGTTGATGAGCATCAGTGGTACTGTCACCAGGACATCAGAAGTCAGACCAGAATTGGTTAACGGTACATTCGTATGCGATAACTGCAAGACTGCTATCCACGATGTGGAACAGCAATTCAAATACACCGAG CCTATCATGTGTCAAAACTCGATTTGCGGTAACCGCAACCAGTGGCAACTCAACATTGAACAGTCTAAATTTTCCGACTGGCAAAAGGTCCGTATTCAAGAAAACGCGAACGAAATTCCTACCGGTAGTATGCCACGATCACTCGACGTTATTCTCCGTTCGGAAATCGTCGAGCGAGCCAAGGCCGGTGACAAATGCACCTTTACTGGTACCTTCATTGTTGTTCCCGATGTTTCACAGCTTGGTCTTCCCGGTGTGAATGCAGAGATGATGCGAGAGGCGAAGGGTGGCCGGGGCGATGGTGGACCAGCGAGCCAGGGTGTGACGGGTCTGAAGGCACTGGGTGTCAGGGATTTGCAGTACAAGACTGCATTCTTGGCTTGCATGGTTCAAAATGCAGACTCTAGA GCTGGCGTCACAGACGTGCGAGgtgaagttgaagatggcCAAGAGGACCGAGAATCATTCCTCCGTTCACTTACTTCTCAGGAACTCGACGAGTTGCGTGGTATGCTCAACTCTGACAGCATTTACCAAAGTCTTGTCCAGAGTATCGCACCGACTGTCTATGGTCACGAAATCGTCAAGAAGGGtatccttctccaacttATGGGCGGTGTGCACAAGCAGACACAAGAAGGCATCCATCTTCGTGGGGATATCAACGTGTGCATCGTCGGTGATCCCTCTACGAGTAAATCTCAGTTCCTCAAATACGTTTGCGGTTTCCTCCCTCGTGCGGTTTACACATCCGGTAAGGCCTCCTCAGCTGCCGGTCTTACGGCCGCCGTCGTtcgagatgaagagtcTGGGGAGTTTACCATTGAGGCCGGTGCACTCATGTTGGCCGATAACGGTATCTGCGCTATTGACGAATTTGACAAGATGGACATTGCCGACCAAGTCGCTATTCACGAAGCCATGGAGCAACAAACCATCTCTATAGCCAAGGCTGGTATTCAAGCCACCCTCAACGCCCGTACCTCCATCCTCGCCGCCGCCAACCCTGTCGGCGGACGGTACAACCGAAAAATGAGCTTGCGTCAGAATGTTGCCATGTCAGCACCTATCATGTCTAGGTTTGACTTGTTTTTTGTCGTATTGGACGAGTGTAACGAAAATGTCGACTTGCACATTGCACAGCACATTGTGAATGTGCATAGGTTCAGAGATGATGCCATTGCTCCGGAATTCAGTACTGAAGCGCTCCAGAGGTACATCCGATACGCGAGAACTTTCAGCCCCAAG TTGACTCCGGCTGCCAGCGCCGTTTTAGTCGAAAAGTACCGTTCCCTACGTCAGGATGAAGGTGGTCCCGGCAAGTCCTCTTTCCGAATCACCGTCCGTCAGTTAGAAAGCATGATCCGTCTGTCCGAAGCTATTGCCCGAGCAAACTGTCAACACGAGATCACCCCTGCCATCGTGCGCGAAGCCTACTCTCTATTGAGACAATCTATCATTCACGTTGAGCAGGACGACATTTCGttcgatgacgaggatgaaggcaATGCACCTAATGGACTCGATGGCCCTGGCGGACCTGGTCATGATGAAATGGATGAGGACCCACAACTGAGTTCGGCAGATATTGCGGCATTGGATGAGGCAGAATCAAGTTATCAGAGAACATCCTCCGCTCAGCAACAAGAGCAACATGCGCGTGAAGCCAGCGTTGCTACTACTCAACCgtcgaagaggaagatgcgtATCACTT ATAACCAATACATGGAAATAATGAACCTCTGTGTTCTTTATCTCTCCGAGGTTGAGCGAGATAGCGGTACTGGTGTCGATCGAGAAGAGTTGATACAATGGTATCTTgaacagaaggagaatgacTTTGAGTcagaggaggatatggagTACGAGAAGGAATTAATAGGGAAGGCGTTAACTAAGCTCGCCAAG GACTCGTACTTGTTGGAAATCCGAGGGGATGTCAGAGAAGGATTGGTTCCTTCAAGCGAATTGGAATCTTCTGCTGGGGATAGCAACAAAATCTATTATCTTGTCC ATCCCCAAGTCGACTTGTCAgacttgtcttcttctattCCCGCATAA